The Falco biarmicus isolate bFalBia1 chromosome 14, bFalBia1.pri, whole genome shotgun sequence DNA segment ACACAAGTGTAAGCAGGACCAGGCGCTGGcctttcacatttttatcaAAAGCTATTTTCAAAGCTCAGTCTTTGAAGGAACAATGGCAAGATCCGGGCTGTTCGCCAGGGTGAGGACACAGAGGTCTTCCCAACTAAAAGCTAACCAGCCCTCTCCAAGCAGGTCCGGTTCCCACCTGGCATGGCCACAGAGGCTTGGTGGAAATCAAAGGACACATGTAAATTTCCACCAGCTAAAGACCTTGTGCTTCGCAGAACTACCACTGTCCCCTTGTAGCCCATCTGAAAAGCACAATAATTAAAGCAATGGCTTTTGTAGACCTCTACTTTTCTAATGACTTGTGACTTCAGAACCCCAGCCGGAGGAGGCTTATGAATACATTCAACGCCAGAAAATGGAGAGCAATGGGTTGTACTCTGGTTGCTCTTTGTCTTTTTCGTGATGCCCAGGAGCTAGACGAGGGCTGCTTGGCTCTTTCCACCATGTTTGCAGCTGTTTGGGATCCACAGTGAATCCACAGAGGATTCACTGTGCTGGGAAAaccctttctgttttccagtgctCCTCTTGTCATTGGTGCCCCATCCACATGTGATACCATTACATTCACGGGAGCTGCTCCTTGTTTATGGCAACACAACCTCATTCAAAGCCAGGCCCCGTATTCCGTACTAGACACATCCCAAAGCCGGCTCTGAAGGACGCCAAACCCCAGGGCATTCCCACCCCGCACACAGCATTACCGACTTGGTAAGTATTTTAAGGTTTTAAGTTAGCTCACCTGATGTCCAGCATCAGGAGGCTCCAACATCCAACATCCTACATCTTCACTGATGTCCAACATTGTCACTCAAGACTTTTTCCAGTAAAAGATTTTCTTgatgaaaaaaccaaactaaaaaccaaaaccaaagcaaaggtGTGGTTAAATGGTCAGAGATTTCCACAACACAATGCCTGGCAGGTGAACTTATACCTGTTTATCTCCTTCCTCACTTCTCCTTGGTTTCCCCTCTTTCCACTGataaaaaaggagaggaaaaacagcaaaggaaaaaacacctagaaaatgcatttaatttatttactaAATCTAAGGACGCAATATACTTGTGCCACATCTTGGTACTGACTGCGAGTTGGATTAGTGCAGCAGAATAAAAGTCTCCTTGGTGCAAGGAGCAGAATTCAGGCAGCAGTTCTCCTTCCACAGTTGCTGTAAATGTGCTTGGGTGAGCCCCAGGCATTTCAGCGAGGACATCTCCACCTCCTCTCCAGCCCAGCTGTCCGGCAGGGACTGTATCCTCCGCTTTAGCTCCTCACATCCCAAATCTTTTTCCTACTACTGTGGAGGGCcaggggaaaattattttccactgGCTCTTGTATGCCTTTGTCAAAGCTCATCAGTGGGTCCCTCCAACTGAGACAAATTTCAAGGATACAATTAAACTCCAAAAAGAACATTGCTAAAATCAAAATCTTCAGCAATAGGGAATTACCTGGAAAGCCAAgaaaatgcaactttttttctgtcaaggTTTCTCTAGAGCTGGTAAGTTAATACtacatttcatttaaagataCAAAATGAGCTGCCCAGAGAAACAAATACTGTCTTCTTGACACGGttgtataaaaacatttcacaatgTTCACAATGTTTCAAAAATGGTTTGAACTAAACCTGTCTGGAGTTTTCACATTAAGGAACTGCAGGGACCTGGCTGTGCTTACAGAAGCCAGAAGTACTACAATGAGCAGAGAaaagttttttatatatattactCTCTCTCTTATATATTTACgtttaaatatttgatttgaCAATCAATTTGACAATGACGCTGATTTGACATTGTGCCTACTGCCCATTGCCCAAGGTAtccaaaagagaaaggaattttttttttaaaaaaagagagactggCCACCTTTCAAAGGTAGACATTAAATCCAAGCCCCAGGCACACTTTGGACAGTCATAGCTTTCTCATGTGCACTTAGCTCTAAGGAGCGAGAAATTCATTGCATGGATCCAGAGAGAAAACACTTGTGTCTGTATCCAGCCATAAAGTGGCTTTGTAACCACTACAGCCTCACAAAGcaagaacatttctgttttccacgGAACTACGGTGTACACACGCTGTGGTCTGGCGGCGGAGGTGCCGTCGGATTGTGGTGACAGGAACCTTCATCGGTTTTGCCCACAGTGCGGCAGAACCTGGCTCCTGCTTTGAAAAGTGGCATTTTGGATGCTGGAGACCACAGCATCTTTCTAAAGGAGAGCAGCATGTTTGGGACACCAGGCTCAGCTGGCAGGGGGGATCCTGGTGCAACCACTGAGCTGTTCCCATGCCGGGTCCCAGAAGAGCATCCACCACCTCTGCCCAAAGCCACCCAAGATGTTTCACCCCCAAGCCCTGCCACCTTTCTGAAGGTTGCTTggtttcttgcttgctttttaagtgAATGCACTATTCCACTTCTCGGCCAAAAGAAAGCACAAGATAAAGGACACTTCATCATGGTCTCACTAACACCACAAAGCACATGATACAGTAGAGGAATGTGAGGGTACCGTAGCTTCTCTAATGAAGCAAGTAAAACTGGCAGCATCCAGAATAACATGTGTGATTCCAGTGGCTTCCCATTGGGGACCCCAGCAAGCCCAGACCCGTCTTTGGATGAAAATCCCACCCCATGTAAACAATCAGTGTGGAAGTGAGCGCAGCTGGGGGAGTGCATCACCCCAGGGCCCCAAACCAGGCAGGGGAGCCCTTCCTCAGCTCCCCAGAGCCTTGGGGTGCAGGCGCCCCAGCTGCTGTCACCCCCTGCACACCATGAACCCTCATCCCACCCACAGTCACcttggtttgttggtttggggttttttttttggggggggggaatggaTTCCCCAGGTACCCCATCCCTGCAACAGCCCAAAACAGCAGCCACCCCCTAAAGCGCGCCTTTCACCCCACAGGTTCTCAAAGTGCTTCACAGATGACATAGAAACAGAGAGacattgtgtgtgtgtcccaaggtcccctccaccccaccacccccaggaTCCCTGCGCTCCCCTGCCCACCTGCCGAGCCAAAGCTctctgcccccccctccccctccccccatcccaAATTATTGCATAGCATTGCAAGACCTGATTTTAGGAGGATGGGCACCCCGCACAACAACCCCACATGTGGGGACCAGCCCCGCCAGGGGGAAAACCAATACCCTTCCACCCTGGTTCCTGTGGCTCCCAGTGGCTGCCACTCATGGGACATGTCCCGGAGAGGTGGAAGCCacctggccagggctggcaagccctctgctcccctggctCCTTACCCCGAGAGGAGACAAACGCCATCGTACGAggatcctttcttttttcttttcttttttttttttttttttttttttggtgttttgtgtttttaaataaaaaataaaatgtgtaagaaaataacatttctaaaaGGAAACCATTATCATTCtactctctctctttctttcccccttctttttcccttttccttttttctctttttggccATCTTTTCATGGAACGAGATGTGCTGGCCCGGGGTGTTCCTCCCGGTAGGAAACGAtaacagaggggaaaaggaggaggaggaggagagcaaggGAGCGCCTCTCGCTCCGTGCTCAGTCCTCACACGTCGCTGGATGTCCTTGGTCTGGAGGAGAGCGTGGAAGGGATGCACCCGCAGCAGGCCAGCCAGAGCGACTTCTGGATGTCTGGGTTTCTGAAGGCGTAGATGATGGGGTTGATGAGGGAGTTGCAGGTGGCGGGCAGCGCCAGGGAGTAGGTGTAGACCACGGGGTAGCTGGAATCGGCCACCAGCGAGTAGATGGCGAAGGGGATCCAGCACAGGGCGAAGGTGCCGAGGATGAGCGAGAGGGTGGAGAGCCCTTTGCGGGTGGAGGTGGCCTGCGCCGTGGCGATGAACTGGTGCTGCACGGCGATCTGCTGGGCGTGCCGGAAGGCGATCTTGCAGATCTGCAGGTAGAGCTGCATCATGAGGGCGAAGAGGAGCAGGAAGGTGACGGCCAGCACCGCCGCGTTGTCCTTGGTGACGGGCCGCAGGATGCTGCAGGCGCTCTGGTCCCGCAGGCAGTTCCAGCCCAGGAGGGGCAGCAGCCCCACgcccaggcacagcagccacATCAGCAGCACCATGGCGCAGGTAAAGCCCAGCGTGCGCTCGCTGTGGTAGGTGAGCGCGTTGTACAGCGACAGGTAGCGGTCCACGGTGAtggccagcaggctgcagaCGGAGGCGGAgaaggcggccagcagcagccccgccgcccccagctCCGCAGCCTCGCTGGGCGGCCGCAGCAGGTACCGCACGGCGAAGttggccaccagccccagccccgccagcaggtcggccagggccaggctgccGATCAGCAGGAACATGGGTGCCCGCAGGCTCGGCGTGTAGAACAGCACGGCCAGCACCAGCGCGTTCTCCCCCGCCACCGCCGTCCCCGTGGCGCACAGCGCGATGTCCCAGGGGCTGACGgtccccccggccccgccgccgccgcccggcgccgccgtgcccgggccgcccgccgccgagGGCCAGGCGCTGGGCTCCGAGCCGTTGCCGAGCCCCGGgagccgctgctgctgctgcggctgcgGCTGCCACGGCTCCCCCATGGCGGCGGGGCCGTGCAGCATCGCTGgggagagaggcagagggaCGCGGTCAGGGGCGCCGCCGGCGGACACGGGCACCGGACGGCGGGGACAGGCGCCGAGCTCCGCAACGAGGCAGGGGAGCCCCGCACCGAACCCCAGGACCTCCGCCCCGagccccgccccgggcccggggACCCCCGCACCGAGCCCCGCACCGAGCCCGGGGAGCGCGGCACGGAGCCCCGCTGGATCCCCGCACCGAGCCCCGCACTGAGCCCGGGGATCCCTGCACCGACCCCCGCCCCGAgcccgggcagccccccggAGCCCCGCACCGCGCTCCGGAGCCACCCACCCCGCCCGGagccccgggaccccccgcagcagccccgcaccgggccgcccccgcccgccgcatCCCCGGccgcctccccctgccccactgcagctTCCCCGGGAggtgccccccccaccccgggccGGGGTCCGCCGCACCCCCCACCGCACGCACCCCGCGCCGGGGGCGCCCCGGCCGCCGgctcccgccgctcccgccgggCTGAGGCCGGGCACggctccgcgccccgccgccggccgcagCCCCCATGCGCTCTGCCCCGCGCAGGAGCCGCAGGGCTGCGCACCcgtccccctccctcccccggGGCGCGGGTACCTTTTGCCGCCTATTTATAGCGCAAAGGCCCCGCACCACCCGCCCCGCACCCCCCGCAGCCCTTTCTTTTTTGCGCGCAgtgagtaaaaataaatactattaaTAGGCCAGCCCGCATGTATGCGGAGCCGCGGGTGCGAGGGGGGGGCAGCGGCGAGGGACAGCCTGCGTTAActttctcctgcctccctcccttccccgccTTTGGAGGAGACTGGTGCAAGAtgctcccagccagctgccaACAGCTGCAAGATGCTGCCCTGCTCGGCGCGGTCCCCCTGGCAGGGTAAatcctgcccccccctccccgggccgggCAGGTGTGAAGGTcggaggaggggaggggggctctGCCCGCAGCCCACTGCCAGCATCGCCCCTTCCTGCATGCAGCCCAGCCCGGGGGGCAGCCGCCACCACCGGGGCTTGTTGTTTTACCTGGCTTTAATGCTCGAGGATCAGCTTGCTTCCCCCcgtgtttttatttttttccttcccagtccTTCCAGTCCTTGGTGTTAAGCCTCATTCCTCGGCGAGCATTGCTAATAACGTTGGCAGATAGCTGGCATCGACTTGCACTTAATATTCCTGCCCCATTGGATCTGCTGATAAATCTCAACTCTGACGTCAAAGTCTTCACTTATATTCATGATCCAAGTCTGTGAATCAGAGCCGCTGTGATCAGAATAACAACAAGGCTGGCTCCCTGCTCCACATCCACATCCACACCCGCGGGCACGAGGGGGTGCGCGCGCCCGCACGCACCCGCACGCACCCATGCCTGCACCCGCCCCGCGTTCATTCATGAGCTCTCCCGCCACCCCGATGCACCTCCCCAAGGTCGGGGCCCTCTGCACCTGCGTCCTGCGGATGCAGCTTGGGCGCCAGCCAGGCCCCGGCAGCTCGCAAAGGCGGCCGGGTGAGGTTTATTTTTATCGTTTGTGCCAAGGGATGCGGGGAGCTGAAGGGAACAGGGGTGATCCGGCATGGCGCGGCATGGCTGCCCTGCTTGTCAAGGGCAACACCCAGGGATGGCAGCGCCGcttcccctgcacccccaggaGCCGGCAGCCGAGGGTGCTCGGGGGGCCCTGCGCAACCGGGCTGGGGCAGATGTATCCCTCCGCGGGGGGGATTTCACACCCCAGAGCCTTCGCCCCTCATGGGCTTCCCTCCAGCCACCGTAAAAGCCAGGATGAGGAGGATCAACACCTGGGAGCATCGCATGGGCTGCCCAGTCTGGCACCTGCCCTCCTGCACGGGGGGACCAGCCCAAGGACCATGGGTATGGGGGTCTGTCCCTCTCCCTGCACTGCGGCACCCACCCCCTCTCAAGGCTTCCTTCCTGACTGTTTGGAAAAGGATCAgcctgaaaaggaacaaatcCCAAAGACACGATTATTTTTCTGGCCACAAATGGCTCCACGATTCAGCACAGGAGCAGGATCTTCAAagcagggatgctcagctccCAGATACACAGTATCTCAGCTACAtcttctccccccttccctaCTGGTTTCATAACACTCCAGCTTTACTCTTTCATCCCCCTCTCTCTTCCAGACTGTGGCTATGCAGTGCAGCGAGCTCAATGTTGGGAAGGATTTCCAGCTCCTGATGCGCAAAGATATTTAGGTGAATATTAGAGGTTTGGGCTGAACCCAGTCGCCCCAGTTAGGAGCATCTGGATTCTTAATCAGGCCAAGCCCCGTCCCAGGGGACTGGAATCGTCATCTACCTGGGGCTGCCAGCCGCGTGACTGCGCGCCGTTGTGTGCTGAGTGACATGAGCAGCATGAAAAGGGGTGGAGGAAATCTGAGCAAAGAGCTGAATGAATTCGCTCCCGCTCCCAGTAATTACGCACTGCCTGGGAAAGGGGAGGCGGGCGAGGAGCTTTGATTGACTCCCATCggcagctgcttctgccaggAGGTGGGTGCAAGAGATGGGCCAGATTGAGCTCTCGCAGCAGAGATGTGAGGGCCGTGCgaggggctctgcaggggcacagcccaCCCAGGGCTCCCAGGCTGAGATAAGTGCGGGTGGCctcagcccagccaggctgaTGGGCCACGAGCAGCTGCAGGTCTGAGCAGCAGGGCCATCCCCACCAGATGCTGCCAAATCCTCTGCCTGGCAGAggggggctgctgcagtgccagccccccgctcctgccagcagcaaggctgagcagggacagggacGTGTAGGCGCATCGCGCATCCCCCCAGTAAGTGCCCTCAGACACCCAGTTACCCAAGTCTGGTCCATGGTTTCTCTCGTCTGTAACTGCCTCTTGCATGGACACACATACACCAACAGGTCTCAGCTGACCCCCAAACCCCATGGTCCCACCGGCAGTTGGCTTGGGCCTCCCGTTCCCTCCAGCATTCAACCCCTCCAGTGGTCTCAGTCGCAGAGGTTCTCTCAAACACCTGGGTCTCTTGGTTGATGGCCGGGTCCCCAGTCTGGCCCTGGTAGTCCCAAAccaccctgctgcctcccttccccacctTTGGTTCCTCCCCTCAACATCCCACCACACGTCTGGCACAACCCCAGGATGCGTTTCCTACATCCTTCGGCAAGTGCCAGTCCCCGGCAGGTATTGTCCCCTCTGCTCCAGACATGCCCCTTCCCGTGCACCCATCACAACGGGCTTCTCACCCAGCGATCGGGGCTGCCGGCCCTCCTGCGACAGCCCGGTGAGGAGTGGCTCCATGTCTCTGATCAATCTTTTTGGGGTTCATGGCGCTGTGCTCCCCCATGTGCACAGCGGTGCACCGGGCTGGCGGCACGTCAGGAGGCACAGGCAGGAACCTGAAGCTTTCCCTGCTTCTCTCCCCCGTGCTGCAGCCGGGCTCTGCCCGGACCCTGCAAACAGCCCAACCTCAGCAGGCGcaactctgctgctgctgtcccactgCGCAAGCAGCCCCACGCCTGGGTACCATGGCCCCGGGGCTGGCTGCTGAAGGCTGCATCCCCACCCAGGGTCTCTCCTCCGGGTGGCAAAATGGGCTGGAGGAGCTCTCAGGGCTGTGCCGACACATCTctgtcctcctctccctttgGTCCCATACCGAGGAGGATATTCCAGGATGCCCTCTCAGCGGAGCCGGTGCCTATGCTGGGCACCACTCTACAGGATtcagcagctgcacaggggCTGGCACGTCTGTCTGAAAGGGGAAAttgtgccagggctgctggggcacCCCAGGAGTGTCGTGGTGTCCTTAAGGCACTGGTGACAAAAATGACATTATCTGGTCATTTTTAAACCAAGGCACACCACCTCCCAAGCTGCCCCGAGTGCAAGCGGTGTTGCATCTGTGAGGACGTGCTACTACACTTCATAATTGTAATATTTGAACACCTGCCTTTCATAGTTGCATATAATGTTCTGAGCTCCCTGGGTATCTACAAGAACATTTTGACAATATATTAAGTATGCTTTATCTATATTCAAATTACAGCCTCAATAGTGAGGAGTAAAAATCAAAGCTAATCAAAGACACCAGCAAAAGGCTGACACTGTAATTACACAGCGAGAGGCCACCATCGTCACCCAGGAATCCCGTTCATCAAGGAGAAGGCTTTCCCTTGTCGTGTCCTATCTTCATTTCTCATCTTCCTCCTTGGCGTTTGGCCCTTGGGAGGAAGCTCAGTGCTAAACACCACACACGGTCCTCCCCCGGCACTGCCCCGTGGGGATGTGGGGTGCTGTCAACCCACAGCAGGGCTTGGGTCTCAT contains these protein-coding regions:
- the LOC130158815 gene encoding G-protein coupled receptor 12-like codes for the protein MLHGPAAMGEPWQPQPQQQQRLPGLGNGSEPSAWPSAAGGPGTAAPGGGGGAGGTVSPWDIALCATGTAVAGENALVLAVLFYTPSLRAPMFLLIGSLALADLLAGLGLVANFAVRYLLRPPSEAAELGAAGLLLAAFSASVCSLLAITVDRYLSLYNALTYHSERTLGFTCAMVLLMWLLCLGVGLLPLLGWNCLRDQSACSILRPVTKDNAAVLAVTFLLLFALMMQLYLQICKIAFRHAQQIAVQHQFIATAQATSTRKGLSTLSLILGTFALCWIPFAIYSLVADSSYPVVYTYSLALPATCNSLINPIIYAFRNPDIQKSLWLACCGCIPSTLSSRPRTSSDV